In Dysidea avara chromosome 6, odDysAvar1.4, whole genome shotgun sequence, the genomic stretch ACTGTGATGTGATGTATTAGCTATAAAGCTACACAAAACTTTTTAtttgcagccatttttgcaaataatttgGAGTCACTTTGATCAACCTTTAATATAGCCTCCTGTGAAGTGTGTTATCTATCAGATGGTTATTGCCTATGTCTGGTGTATATATATTcataatatataccactttagcgtgggagTTCAAAAGCACCGCTCAGGGTTTAATTTGCCTATTGCCTGGGAAATATCATGGAAAgcagtttgccaatgactttgatgcccAGCAAGTTCAAAGAAACGATATGCTTTGACTAgttatattgagtgacatagagctttgtattgtgggattggtgtttgtagtggttgctaagctgagtatatttgctaagatagactagtttgttgttagtaaaggataatgaaggcacaaaataattgtttgggcaatcgtggatgcgtatttctacccactgcaTATCACtgagcctttgaacagaccacagaacggcaaactactactgctacactGAAATAGGTCGGTAACTTACAGTTTGTTTGCTttacttagtacaaaaatgataacaatataaactccatcccacatgATCACAAGTTTTCTGGCATtatgtgttgaagcatagtaatgtATTAATGAACGTTCTGGTGGCTATTAGCCCAGgttattaaaaccacgatcaatctactgtataaaacaaacaggctgagttctcattagttcttttacctattaggtgagtgcaccccaagtgatatatagctGTTagtattacttataccatggttGCATGCTTGGTATTTGCTGATATTATACACCCACAGCCCTCGGGATTTggatgtatatatcagcaaatcccttgtagccgtggtataactattaaatattatgtatatatttcATCAGCATCTCTTTTAAATTAGGGAATATCACTGATAATTGCAGCTTATCTGGTGGAGCTGTATTTTGCTCCCAGTGTTGGTAATGCTAGTGAAGACCAGCCAGTAGCAGTGTGTGATTACTATGACGATGGGGGTAATTACTATGGCTACCGTATCTGCATTAACATGATGTCTGCAGCCATGATCAACATTTTTCAGTGCATAACGATGCTACTCATTGACCTGTTTATCCCATGTCTCAATTCTAGAGTAAGTTTATAAGCTGATATGTCACCAAATTTTGTGCACATATAAGGCACTAGCTATAAGTATCAAATTTAGTACTTTAGGATGAAGAAATATAAAGTTGCTACAACTGTATTTGATTTGCTATTAAATAGTAGCTATACGTTGTTGTTATTCATTAACACAAACAGTATACCCAGCTCTCTCAGCTGTTCACAATTATCTGGGCTATGATCATGGCAGTCTACATGTTGATCACTAGTGCACTGATAGCTAACCTCTACACCAGGTACTGCGATGATGCTACTGAATGCCAAGGGTATGAACGCAAGTTCATAATCTTCCCAGTCTTTGGATTTTTCTTAATGGTTGCTTGGGTAAGtatgtgcatgtatatgtatagaTCTGGATGTTGTAAAACATGTTTGTATGATGAAGATATCAACAAGAACAGCACAAAGCCATGCAGAATTTAACACACAAATAAATTAAAGTTCTACAAAATTCTTACTTTATGGTTTCACTGCACATGAAATAAGCTAAAAGTTCTGTGTATATAGAACAACATGCAGCGCCCATGCAGTATTATAGTGTTTGAGAGCTTATGCACATATTGAATATAGTTAATGATGTTGAGACTTTTATTTACATATTATGTATTCACATATGATTATAGGGTATAGTATAGTTATAAATAAAGTCTGTCTGACCTGTCACCAGTTTTAAAACTACCATAGTGACAAATATACACAatgtgcacatgcacacacaccccTTATCACCTTATTGGCAAGTCAAAAGACAATAGCAGGGTCCTGAATCAAACTGGACCTGACACAAACCCAGTATCACTGCATGGTGGCAGGTGAGATCACCTTTGCAATAGAAAATTCTACTTATGATGAcacccacacatacacacacacacacacacacacacacacacacacacacacacacacacacacacacacacacacatacatatactgtgtatgtatactGACAGTCTGAATACAGTAGAGCCTCAGTTATCCAACCCTGTACCCTTGTTTCtccgaaattggaaatgactgctttataacaatattttgagtacaagtgtatgttatactagagtattttgacagagctctgtatatccAGACAA encodes the following:
- the LOC136259091 gene encoding uncharacterized protein isoform X1; translation: MGRDTNTDQLKLPPPRSYACRIGIASIPKLIILGISLIIAAYLVELYFAPSVGNASEDQPVAVCDYYDDGGNYYGYRICINMMSAAMINIFQCITMLLIDLFIPCLNSRYTQLSQLFTIIWAMIMAVYMLITSALIANLYTRYCDDATECQGYERKFIIFPVFGFFLMVAWVVIVVIAVLRMIIGQ
- the LOC136259091 gene encoding uncharacterized protein isoform X2 — encoded protein: MGRDTNTDQLKLPPPRSYACRIGIASIPKLIILGISLIIAAYLVELYFAPSVGNASEDQPVAVCDYYDDGGNYYGYRICINMMSAAMINIFQCITMLLIDLFIPCLNSRYTQLSQLFTIIWAMIMAVYMLITSALIANLYTRYCDDATECQGYERKFIIFPVFGFFLMVAWC